From a single Gimesia fumaroli genomic region:
- a CDS encoding vWA domain-containing protein — protein sequence MSLIHPGLLLGIFLAIIPVILHFLLRSKPKKLIFPALALLQRRKVQNSRRLKLRHLWLLLLRILVIATIVIALARPALPPANYNFSTYELIMLLTITLIAVLTYAFLMRRFQEQRLSQQSLNTKRTYLRGGVGAIAFLLLLLLVFWPYQRRIFAEISEPLPAVAENIPVTAVFLFDTSLSMDYRQENHSRLDQAKEIASQHLSNLPSQSRVSVLDSSNEDISPYQSDLAAVQSRIKSLKTSAYSLFLDDRLRTAINRQEDDFKRSQAEQQSSASGSDQYIREIYLYTDLARSAWRSQPSQLIRQQLEKLKWLGIYVIDVGVTSPQNIGISQIKLSRESVTFGNSVSLKTEIVSSGITAENILLELFTQNEKDQLIKRDQRPLSTVSSSSDSAGENNSSALNRGSQLEMNIPNISQHITQGELRITSSDPYLPDDVRYFTIIAEPPPKILVVSPDANSAQIWSDALAPEKLVALKKNRYQCQVASLSEIETLSLEQYAAIYLINIPALPANSWRLFREYTENGGGICFILGNDDDAPESMIVSFNSEPAQKLLPLELLGSLKFIPPEFLDLENNKHTLFSYFQNLGGTAELSSMEVSRFWRVQPTNRGQVIATYTDSRHSPAIVEQPLGQGKVVVITTGVDSKGWSQLLFARWSYLAFADQLTRYLIHSKSNRTNYLAGEVASYQWAASVSSPQAFLLRTPDLKQLPIEVKPGAHQVSIPETKIVGHYQLSDNFSNQTRLSTGFSVNVSSRESNFRPLTTEELDQILGKDRYSLTRDMEGLKRTIRTGRLGVEVFPLLTTILLIFFCLEHFTANFFYEVDQSAEVSS from the coding sequence ATGTCATTAATTCACCCTGGTTTATTACTTGGAATCTTTCTGGCAATAATCCCGGTGATTTTACATTTTCTACTCCGATCAAAACCCAAAAAACTAATATTCCCTGCGCTGGCATTGTTGCAGCGGCGAAAAGTCCAGAACTCCCGGCGGCTGAAGTTACGGCATTTGTGGCTATTATTATTACGAATTCTCGTGATTGCGACCATTGTGATTGCATTGGCCAGACCTGCACTTCCCCCCGCCAATTACAATTTTTCGACGTACGAACTGATAATGCTGCTGACGATCACCTTGATTGCGGTTCTGACATACGCCTTCTTGATGCGACGCTTTCAGGAACAGCGGCTCTCTCAACAATCCTTAAATACGAAACGCACCTATTTGAGAGGTGGAGTAGGTGCGATTGCATTTCTGCTATTGCTCTTACTTGTCTTCTGGCCATACCAGCGTCGTATCTTCGCCGAAATATCAGAACCGCTACCTGCTGTCGCGGAAAATATTCCGGTGACTGCTGTCTTCCTGTTTGATACCAGCCTGAGCATGGATTACCGACAGGAAAATCATTCCCGCCTGGATCAGGCAAAAGAAATCGCCAGCCAGCACTTGAGTAATTTACCATCACAAAGCCGCGTCTCGGTTTTGGATAGTAGCAATGAAGACATCTCTCCCTACCAGTCTGATCTGGCAGCCGTTCAATCCAGAATCAAATCTTTGAAAACCTCTGCCTATTCACTCTTCCTGGACGACCGCTTGCGCACCGCCATCAATCGCCAGGAAGACGACTTTAAACGCAGCCAGGCTGAGCAACAGTCTTCCGCTTCAGGTTCAGACCAATACATCAGAGAAATTTATCTCTACACCGATCTTGCCCGTTCCGCCTGGAGAAGCCAACCTTCACAATTAATCAGACAGCAACTGGAAAAACTGAAGTGGCTGGGAATTTACGTCATCGATGTCGGAGTCACGAGCCCACAAAATATTGGCATCTCACAAATCAAACTCTCGCGTGAATCTGTCACGTTCGGAAATTCCGTCTCGTTAAAAACGGAAATCGTTTCTTCCGGGATTACCGCTGAAAACATACTCTTGGAACTCTTTACTCAAAATGAAAAAGACCAGTTAATCAAACGGGACCAAAGGCCACTGTCAACAGTGAGTTCCTCATCAGACTCTGCAGGAGAGAATAACTCCTCGGCATTAAACCGAGGATCGCAGTTGGAAATGAATATTCCCAACATCAGCCAACACATTACGCAGGGGGAATTACGAATTACATCATCTGACCCTTATCTTCCAGATGATGTGCGTTACTTTACAATTATCGCAGAACCTCCGCCAAAAATTTTGGTCGTCAGTCCCGATGCCAATTCAGCGCAAATATGGAGCGACGCCTTAGCCCCGGAAAAGCTTGTTGCTCTTAAGAAAAATCGATACCAGTGCCAGGTGGCTTCACTGAGTGAAATTGAAACGCTCTCGCTAGAACAATATGCAGCCATCTACCTGATTAATATTCCAGCGTTACCGGCAAACAGCTGGCGACTCTTTCGAGAATATACCGAAAATGGAGGTGGCATTTGTTTCATTTTAGGTAACGATGATGACGCGCCAGAATCAATGATCGTCTCGTTTAACTCAGAGCCAGCCCAGAAACTTCTCCCCTTGGAATTACTGGGTTCACTCAAATTCATCCCTCCGGAATTTTTAGATCTGGAAAACAATAAACATACGCTGTTTTCCTATTTTCAGAACTTGGGGGGGACCGCTGAGCTCTCCTCAATGGAAGTCAGCCGCTTCTGGCGTGTTCAACCAACAAACCGGGGTCAGGTAATTGCAACTTATACTGACTCCAGGCATTCGCCTGCGATTGTCGAACAGCCACTAGGACAGGGGAAAGTGGTTGTCATTACGACGGGAGTAGATTCCAAAGGCTGGAGCCAGCTGTTATTCGCACGCTGGTCCTATTTGGCATTCGCCGATCAATTGACTCGGTATCTCATTCACTCAAAGTCAAATAGAACGAACTATCTTGCCGGAGAAGTTGCCAGTTATCAATGGGCTGCTTCCGTTTCTTCACCGCAGGCATTTTTATTGAGAACTCCCGATTTAAAACAACTGCCGATCGAAGTCAAACCGGGCGCTCATCAGGTTTCCATTCCTGAAACTAAAATTGTCGGCCATTATCAACTGAGCGATAATTTCAGTAACCAGACCCGCTTATCGACAGGGTTCAGTGTGAATGTCTCCTCAAGAGAAAGTAATTTTCGTCCGCTCACTACGGAAGAACTTGATCAGATTCTCGGTAAAGATCGCTATAGCCTTACGCGTGATATGGAAGGGCTTAAACGAACCATTCGAACCGGGCGACTGGGAGTCGAAGTCTTTCCACTTTTGACTACCATTCTATTGATTTTTTTCTGTCTGGAACATTTTACTGCAAACTTTTTTTATGAAGTGGATCAATCCGCAGAAGTCTCTTCCTGA